The genomic segment AAAAATCCAATTATGTGCAAAATGGCTATAAAGAAATAACAATTACCTGTTATAATCCACTCTCTTAGGTATACTGTCCTTTGAAACATCTGGGGTGCTTCcctaaggaaaaataataaaaaataaataaactcactAGTGTGAGGTTCACTATCACCACAGTTATTTTACTCCTGgacttctattccattcttcttttttaTGCAAAATAATACATATTCTATCAATATAAATGGAGAACTCTCTGAAGAGGTTTAGATCTAAAAGTGCTCTCTCCCATTTCATAAAATTGCTACTCCTATAAGATAGAAAAGtatatataaaacaatttaatgccctcatcacctcagaATTTTAATAGCACAATCTAATAGCTTGAATCTGTTTTCTTACCAGAGCTGTGTTTTCAGAAGCAAACATTTTCATTTCTGTGCTTGCAATAGGATTCAGGGGCTTTACTGCAGCAACAGTGGGATGACTCTCTGATATTTTTCGCTTCTGTGTCTGTTTTGCTGGGGAAATGGGTTTCACTCCAGATGGTTTCACATTCATCTTGGGTTTGACTGAAATATAAAAGCAATCCAGTGAGAATGGAGTTGTAACTTCTCTGCTAATGTTGTACAAGATGCTTGGAAAAACACTTCTTAGAAGAGACCTATTTTAATCCAAGTTTTAATGTatggaaatatttaaaattatatttctagaATGATGACAAAATACAATCTAAGCATTCTTCCCACACTTCAGTGCTTCCCACACAAGAGAACCTAGGACTAGAAATGTCTCATCGTACAGGCAGAGCTTCTCAATGGGAAGAAATAATAGTTGAAAAATGAAGTCAGCTTTCTGCATGCTGAAAATGGGAAATTTACATAATAATGACTTCTGAAAACTAAAGATTTTGCTCTTATCTGTTAATAATATAGAGGCTTGAACCTTTATCCCACCAATATGGACTTGTATACACCTGAAGCAAAGTTGAACTGTGGGGAAGATTGATACCATCCAATGTAtaccgcatttttcggagtacaagacgcacctttttccctcaaaaaagaggctgaaaatctaggtgtgtcttatactctgaatacagcattttttggctcccgaaactccgccccttcaccaaaatggccatgcatagcttttagaaggctttcagaaagctcccAGGGGCtcagaagggcagaaatgagcgaaaaacagcccgttttttgccccccccccccagcagcactctaaaggctatccatgcccttattttttgacaaaaaatgggccagttttcatgaaaaatgggccattttttctcatttttgcccacccccctcaggagcactctacaagcctcctaacggctattcatgcctttttttgggcggggggaaatgggcccgtttttgcgaaaaactggctgttttagggaggtttgcagagtgcaaaaacttttttttttaatgttccttgctgcatcttatactcctgggtgtcttatactctgaaaaatacggtaatggtTCTACTTCCCACAGGACTACAAACAATGCTATTCTTGAAACAATCAGAATAAACTGTTCCACAAATAGAAAAAGTTCCAGATTTATTATTCCAAAACACATTCAACAATACTGTGTTTAATTACATGGGTCTAACATGAGAGAATGTCTACTAAAACAAGCAATTGCTGACACCTAACTAAGATTATTGATTTTTACTTATGTCCAAGACATATTCAACAGAATTAAAATATGCAGTTTGCCATTATCTcaaaaatttgataaatattcaCGTATAACTTGCAGATTAGAAATGTTTTCTATTTAGAAACAAGGAAGTATTCTAGAAAGAGAACTTTACCCTTCGTTCTTGGTTCTACAGCCTGAGGGCAAAGTTTCAGgtcttctgatgttccctcctgAGATCTCATCAACAATCTTTTGGAAAGCGGACGTGTTTTCCCCATAGTCACTGAAGATTCAGAATTTGTGGTCACTTCTGGCATTTTTCCTTCTGCTATTTCTTCCCCAGCAAGAGGCACAGTCACTTGTAGTTCCTGGGATTTTTCCTCTTGTTGCTGCTGCTTTAATCGTTGCttctccttccttatttcttctaAGCTCTTCACATAGACTTTAGAATGTGAATTACTCACACTATCATTCAAAGGCTGCATagatgcaaaagaaaacaaacaaatgtccAAGAAGCAATCAATACAAGTCCTTTGAAAAATGCACACACTGTTATGACTCCACCCAAATCAAATATAAATCTTTATTATCGCCTTAGGGCAGACAGCATAATTCAACCAACCTTCTTGGTGTTAtgcaatttataaaaaataaaaaatatttttttatttatttaaaagcacGATCTATGACAACCATACATATGCTTTGCTTCTTGGTGGAAACCTGAAATCAGAAAGAAATGCATTGCAACTGCAATGGAGATCAACTTGATTATAATTTTCTACTTAAATCCTGTTTCTGAAAACAGATGAACAGAATACATTGTATGGAACAAAATTCTATATTAAATATTTGATCTTCATTAAGagtatttttgttttataatcAGTGGTCTATTTGGTAGCATAACCTGCTATCTTTAATATGCTGCAACATCAACTGTTGGTTATTATTCATGGCAATGGTATCTAAATAACTCAGAAGAATGAGAACATCTCTTTTATCATGTCAAATGCTGCTAATTAAAATACCAGATGTTAGTTTCCAAATATACTAAATAAAAGGATGATACAAGGAATCTGCATTCACAAAAGCTATCTTCTTACAGAACAATGAAGCTCACCTTTGCAGCAATGTTTCCTACAGAAATTCTTGGAGAAGACCTCAATACCAgagttttttcttccttttcaggaGCTGTTGACAAATCAGAGATACTTTTAAAAGAACTACATTGCCACCCCCAGTTTTCTAGATCATTGTGTGGAATAACAATGGTTTATTTAATCATGTGCTGTTGCTGGGGGTAGGAGGTtattggttggggggggggtaattatTTTCTCTATATTGTATGTTGATTGTTTGTAAACTTCCTAGAGTCACTGCGAGCAAGTAGACAGgtatatacattttctaaaataaataaatacattccaaaCCCAGAATGTATGGGAGTGACAAGCTTTTGAATGCTCAAGGGCAGCAGAGATTTCCCATCCTCTGGAAAATTGCAGGAAGTCAGATATCATTAAAAGCAGTATGGCCAgtgtttttatcctgctttttggCTTTTGAGGTTTTTCATGGGTGGGAATGGGACACCTGGGCTTTTCAGAGGCAAATTGTTATTATTCTCACTATTAATCCCCATGTTTAAAAAGTTCCAAACTGAACTGTTAAATTACTGTTTTGCTACCAAACTCCCATCAGTGTTCTATGGAAGAACAAGcaatttattttaacttttcaACTAGCTTTCCCCAAGTTCTGAAGCCAAGAAGCATAATAATATTACTTCAGACTTTTTCTACCCACCTTTCTATAGCGTGCTGAAAGTTTGTGAACCCTTTAGAATTATCCACAATCATACAATACTATGATATACAAGATGAGATGAGCTGTAACTAGCTGCTATTTATAAAGAGATTCTGACTAGACTATAAAACAGAATCACAATTGAACCCATTGAATCACTTACTCATTATATTTATTGGAAAAACTAGTATTAGATGTCACTTTTTTAGTAGAAATTATTTTAACCTGTTGCTTGAGCTCACACTTGGCTTGGGGGTATTTTGGACCACTCTTCTCTACTGAATTGCTTCAACTGGATATTTTGGAGTtgtgttctccagaactgtttaCTTTGGTCATGTGACATTAACTCAGGTATTTGAACTGGTTATTttgaaatgtgattttttttccccgctTCAGAGATCATTGTAAATTTATTTGTATGTTTAGGAATACATTTGTTTAAGCTACAATAGATGGATAAATATCCTGATATTCTATGGAATTTGTTGATATAATCAACAGTAGACTATTGTCAATGTTGTTTGCTTAATCAAAATCTGTTAATAAGATTAAAATGAAGGTCAGATAATTGTCTCACAGTACTTCAGAATTATCTATATTTAGGTTACAATTCTGAAGAGATCACAAACTTTATGACTGTATggcaatacatttttatttcatatttaaatcatgatttctgTAGTCATTAATTCTAAAATGTGAGTTTTTCAGGAATGCATTTTTCTAATATGTTAAACAATCAAAagcatgactttttaaaaaaataaaccaatcaTCAGACTGTTCTGATTAGTCAATGAGTATCAGAATAATTTCCAAATATGTAAGTATTTCATTATTTACTATAACTTTACTCTCAGGAGAACTAATGTAAATCATTCTAAAAATACTTGATTTGCTTATTAAAAAATATAAGCAAGgaattccaaaataaaatagaaatggctGAGATTTGGAATTGATAAACCTATTTTGCTTCTCAATTCTGAAATAGACTGAGGAACAGTAAGAGTTAGTTTCCTCCATCTTTATTTTTGGCATTATACTACTGCACCTAGCATATAACATGAAGAGTTTTGGTACTGCTATATTTAAGATCCAGGCCAAGAACGTTTATCCATCCTGTTATATAATAATTGGCTTCAAAGTAAAACTGGAAGGAATACCTTCTGAATGCATCCTTTAGAAAATCAAATACTTCAACAAGGAAAGTTTGATACCTGTCAGCTTTGTAACATGCAACATCCTCCTCCCAGTTATAGTCCGTTCAGATTGTATCTGGGTCTTTGATGTGCTCTCCAAATCTTGCTGCATGCGGAGAGCTTTCTCCTGCTTGATTTCCTCCAGAGTTTTGATGTGAACTTCCATAAAGTCCTTGGTTTTGACAGAAGactcttccatttttcttcttttagataCAGCTGTACCCAGAAAGCCTTCTTTCTGAGGTTCACACTCATGCTTTGGTTTGGAAACAGCctctttttcagtttttattCGCTCCTCTTCCATTTGCCTTTGTTTTTTCTCAGCCAAGACTTCAGAAAAGGTTTTGATCCATACTGAAGGAGGTTTTGACACTGGATTGGGATTTGTTATACAAGCCACTTCAACTTTGGGTTTGGGGtgaatttctccctttttttGGCTAGCTTTCTCCAAGCGAATTTCTTCAAGTGTTTTAACATAGATTTCATTAGTTGGTTTGGCAGCAGACTCTGAATCAccaaaacaaataattaaaacatatacaaggactatattttaaatttcattaaGATCTCACACTTTTTGCCCACTAGAAAGTATATTCCCCAATGGTTCTGCTGAgcagaaacaaacacacaaactatTGCTATTCTTGGTTTCACTTTAAACGGATTGTACATCAACAATATAAATAATTCTTTTCAATCTTTGTCAGATTTTCATATAATGACGTAGAGGCTTGAAATAAAAAAGTGTTAAGATATGAAATAATGAGAAAAATTGATGAACAAAATTCTTCATTCCAGCAAACAcagaatttctaaaaaaaaatttaaaaaaggttttaaaatacaATGCTGgctgactattttttttaaagttttaggtTACAGTTCAGTATTCAACTAGCAAGGCACAACATTTAGTCCAATAAAGATGCTTTCTGAACAAACATGCAGAAGATTCAgctaacaaagaaagaaaactttattgtattaaaataaaattagtacCTGTTTCCATACTGCTTTGCTCAGATGCTAATCCCAGTCTTTCTTTAAGAAACCTGGGAACTTGAAATCAAGAATGATAAAGTCAGCTACAgtcacttttaattttttaaaagggttttttggaATCAAACACATGGCTTCTTGCAACTTATACACACCATTTACATGCATGATGCGTTACCTATTACCCCATATAATATATTAAAGCCTCAAGTACACATACAACTACTACAATAAATATGGTATACAACTTTGCAGTTGTTTTAGAAAATGTGATTATTTTCTGGAAGACTACAGAAACATATTCTTtccataaaattaaaacattagatTTTATCCACAAAAAATGGTCAAAAAGACTTTCTCATTATgtaattatgatttatttattctaaGAATAAATAGCagctttatgaagatgttgaaattaTTTGGCTTCtgtaagaaaaggaaaggagagtatAACACATGACAGTTATTATTTCTAAGCTCTCTCCACCAAACatatattaaataaacaaatattaagaACACTTCTATAGCTGAATATTGTCTGTTTCTAAATATAATCTAtacctgaaataaataaatatgtttattgaTGTAACAGCCATacctcttttttgtgttttttctgtacTTTCAAGTGaatcaatttttttccccagtctatCAGCAAGGCTGCGCTTTAATGGAATTCCAGTCTCAGTGACTTATGGTAGAAAGATAATAAATTTatgtttgattttaaaaaaaattgtaaatatttCTACTACATGATGTATTTATACACATATGTCTCTACTTGAGATTATAGCCATTATTTACTTAGACAATACTGTAATCTGCCTTCAGTGGGTATGTGCCTAGAATGGCAgtgtatttttatataaaaataatttcataatgTAATAAATAGATTAACTGAATATTTCTAGTGAagatacaataaaaatacattgtgCTTTAATTCTATTCAGAGGTAATTCAATAAGTGCTAGAAATGAAAGGAATACATTCCTTGAACTTTGTGTATCTATGCATCGATAGAGAGAAACATGGTTGTGATATATAACAAATGAAGGTGAGGGGAACAGACATTTCAGTACagatagtgctcaacttacaacagttcattcagtgaccattcaaagttacaccaccactgaaaaaagtgacatattttTCACATGTATGACCACTAtaacatccccatggccatgtgatcaaaattcttagcaactgactcacatttatgacagttgcagtgtccctgagtcatgtcccttttgtgatcttctgacaagcaatgtcaatggggaaaccagattcacttaacaaccatgtaactaacttaacaactgcactgattcacttaacaactgtgacaagaaaagtcatacaatgaggcaaaatttacttaacaaatgcctcacatagtaacagaaattttgggctcaattgtggtgataagcattatctttatttttcGCTTCATCTGATTACGATTACTCACCCATGGGAGACTTCCTTTTTCCCAATCTCTCTGAAAGTGTTAATCGAATCCGAGGCTCTTCACCTAGGACAGTGAAATACAAGAAGTTAATTTTTGCTTTCCTACCACAAATATAAAAAACTATTGCTCCCTTCAGTTACATGGAATATGAATTGAGACAGAACAACTATTCGTGGCAATACTAGTGTCATTAAAGAGTAAAGTTAGATGAGtattaaatatgaaatataaccAATTTATGTTCTTCATAAAAGTCATTCTTAAGAAAAAAGTTAATTATGACATATTTTTGCAATGCCATATTTCTGTTAAATGACCCTTTTATAGCTAATGGGTTTCAGACCTGTTTCTCGTTGCAAATCATAAATACTGTCAAATAAAGTTCCATCATGCCTAAATTCCTATATAAACATATAAtcctaatcaacaacaaaaaaaacctgtAGTTATCCTGCAACTAgaagaaatgtaataaaaaaggTAAATTTACCTTGCCTCGAAGATAAAGTTACAGTTCTGACCACAGTCCGTGCATTTTCTTTCTCTGGGCCTGGTTGAGCAATCATTTCAGAAGGAATGTctgaagaaagcaaaaagaaagctATTAACTTTCATGGCAGCCACTATTTATGATTTGAAGCTTATGTTTACATGCTTTGTAAGAAAGCAACACAactgagagccaatttggtctaatagttatggcaccaggctagaaaccaggaaactgtgagttatagtccctccttaggcatgaaagccagctgacttTTGGTCAATCATTCCCGCTCAGCCCAACTCGCTTCATACGTTACAGTTGTggggaaaatgaccattggcttacctgaagtgtccttttctgtgcactgtgggagagtccaagtgacgggttaaatcagtctggttgccctgggactgaggaatcttttttcCTCATCCGCCTGGATGGTACGCACAACCTCCTCCGACAGGCATTCGCTCCTCAGGagatccccctcaagtgccagacggccagctggagccactgggggTCCGGGTGTactatggccccctggctgagaaaGACCTGGTCCCGAGGAATCCGACATGGGGATGACACTGACAGGCTGACAAGGTCGGCGCACCATGACCTGCGAGGCCAGTGGGAAGATACGAGGACCTCTGCCCTTGCCGCGATGATCTTGCAGATTATCTGTGGTAGAAGCGGAAGTGGTGGGAAGGCGTACAGAAGACCCTGAGGCCATCTGCATCGAAGGGCATCCGTCCCCTCTGCCCCTGGCGAGTGGAAGTGGGAGAAGAAGCGCTGGAGCTATGTGTTCTCTCGGGTTGCGAACAGGTTGATCACTGGGCTGCCGAATCTGTGAGACAACTGGTTGAACAGGGTCGGATCCAGATGCCATTCTGCACTGTCTATGGGGCTCCTGCTCAACCAGTCTGCCTGCGTATTGTCCATTCCCAAGATGTGGTCGGAACGAATGGATGCTACGTGacactccgcccacctgcccagggcCTCCGCTTCCACCATGAGCTTCCTGGACCTGGTGCCGCCCTGGCCATTTATATGGGCCTtagtggccacattgtccgtcatcaGGAGGACGTGTTGATGAAgaatgtcctggtgaaaatgtCACAGGGTGAGTCTGGCCGCTCGCAGCTCTAAGAAGTTGATGTTGCAGGCTGCCTCAGCTGGAGACCACTTGCCTTGAGTTGCGCGATGGCCCATGTGCACCTCCCAACCGGCAAGGCTGGCTTCTGTCGTGATGACTACTCTCGTGGGCTCCTTGAACAGGTGTCCCTTCAGTAGAGCCATCGATTGTCACCACTTGAGAGACCACTTCATGGTCGGGGGAATCTGCACCCTCATGGATGAGTTGCTCCTGTTGGCTCTCTGATGGGGCAGGAGAATCCACTGCAACTTTCTGGAGTGCAGTTGTGCCCAGGGAACAACCGAGAtgcagaagatcatcttccccaacagTTGTGATAGGAGCAGCACGGAGACCTGCCTCAACCCCAGAACCTTGCAAGCCAGGGATACTaaactgtctatcctgtcctgggAAAGGAACACCCTGCAAGCTGAGGCAAGATGGATGAGTTTGGTGGTTGGGATGAGATGACACTTTTCTAGGTTCAGGGAGAACCCGTGACTCCTGAGGGACCTCATTGTAATGTGGAGGTTCCCTTGCTAGGGGCTTGAGAAGGGCCTGGT from the Thamnophis elegans isolate rThaEle1 chromosome 5, rThaEle1.pri, whole genome shotgun sequence genome contains:
- the ZC3H11A gene encoding zinc finger CCCH domain-containing protein 11A isoform X1, with the translated sequence MSNQGDDCYFYFYSTCTKGDNCPFRHCEAALGNETVCVLWQEGRCFRSICRFRHMEIDKKRSEIPCYWENQPLGCQKLNCAFHHNKGRFVDGLFLPPSKTVLPNVPESQEEEMKTAQQNKLSVQSNPSPQLRGVMKVENSENVPSPTHPPVVINAADDDEDDDDQLSEEGDESKMPAQQPSTESPNGLRVISTRKSVTSANQDKDKCLNFGIKTLEEIKSKKMKEKSKQQNDIPSEMIAQPGPEKENARTVVRTVTLSSRQGEEPRIRLTLSERLGKRKSPMVTETGIPLKRSLADRLGKKIDSLESTEKTQKRVPRFLKERLGLASEQSSMETESAAKPTNEIYVKTLEEIRLEKASQKKGEIHPKPKVEVACITNPNPVSKPPSVWIKTFSEVLAEKKQRQMEEERIKTEKEAVSKPKHECEPQKEGFLGTAVSKRRKMEESSVKTKDFMEVHIKTLEEIKQEKALRMQQDLESTSKTQIQSERTITGRRMLHVTKLTAPEKEEKTLVLRSSPRISVGNIAAKPLNDSVSNSHSKVYVKSLEEIRKEKQRLKQQQQEEKSQELQVTVPLAGEEIAEGKMPEVTTNSESSVTMGKTRPLSKRLLMRSQEGTSEDLKLCPQAVEPRTKVKPKMNVKPSGVKPISPAKQTQKRKISESHPTVAAVKPLNPIASTEMKMFASENTALGSTPDVSKDSIPKRVDYNSSELYLENQVASTLQAEVANPSSSRAAVAKTRRLSSTGSGKIQSSVEDDFDKLIWEISGGKLEAEIDLDPGKDEDELLLELSEMIDS
- the ZC3H11A gene encoding zinc finger CCCH domain-containing protein 11A isoform X2; this encodes MSNQGDDCYFYFYSTCTKGDNCPFRHCEAALGNETVCVLWQEGRCFRSICRFRHMEIDKKRSEIPCYWENQPLGCQKLNCAFHHNKGRFVDGLFLPPSKTVLPNVPESQEEEMKTAQQNKLSVQSNPSPQLRGVMKVENSENVPSPTHPPVVINAADDDEDDDDQLSEEGDESKMPAQQPSTESPNGLRVISTRKSVTSANQDKDIPSEMIAQPGPEKENARTVVRTVTLSSRQGEEPRIRLTLSERLGKRKSPMVTETGIPLKRSLADRLGKKIDSLESTEKTQKRVPRFLKERLGLASEQSSMETESAAKPTNEIYVKTLEEIRLEKASQKKGEIHPKPKVEVACITNPNPVSKPPSVWIKTFSEVLAEKKQRQMEEERIKTEKEAVSKPKHECEPQKEGFLGTAVSKRRKMEESSVKTKDFMEVHIKTLEEIKQEKALRMQQDLESTSKTQIQSERTITGRRMLHVTKLTAPEKEEKTLVLRSSPRISVGNIAAKPLNDSVSNSHSKVYVKSLEEIRKEKQRLKQQQQEEKSQELQVTVPLAGEEIAEGKMPEVTTNSESSVTMGKTRPLSKRLLMRSQEGTSEDLKLCPQAVEPRTKVKPKMNVKPSGVKPISPAKQTQKRKISESHPTVAAVKPLNPIASTEMKMFASENTALGSTPDVSKDSIPKRVDYNSSELYLENQVASTLQAEVANPSSSRAAVAKTRRLSSTGSGKIQSSVEDDFDKLIWEISGGKLEAEIDLDPGKDEDELLLELSEMIDS